ATCATATCATCTTATATAATCAAGTATCCATGCTTAACAATTTGATCACTTACCAACTATACCAACTCAAGCCATGTTACAATTTGCCTATTAGTTAACCATCAATCAattataccaaaacacatatcaaCCATGTTAAGgccatatacttatatattaaaatgtatcaaaCATAAGCCATTCAGATGGCTAATCACAAcaaaacatttacatgccatcaatggccaaattaacctatacatgacAGTATACCaaagttgatttaataaatataccGAAAAAGGgcgattgatagtgtgatatggCTCCGACCAACTTCCAACCTTAACAAGCTTCCGGGTTActataaaactaagaaaataaaacaaagtaagcatttaatgcttagtaagttcgtataacaggaaattaacttgccatttatttcacatttaaggtaagctaactaaacatgctcaaaccaatttggccaattgcctaaacacatatcatcatcaagcatgttagtcatgtaattcacataaataccaagaaacatgaatgagctcatcaatattcaatttccacatacatgtatttatcaCTTCAAGTATGCGTGAATATGTACATATCATACCTTTGTacttcaaatatttttcatagtTATTCATCATGAATTCATTTAATCACATATCGGAACtttacccgttgaatcatttaaaatatcgatggatacaatggtagtacacatgaagtgtacgAATCTGAAATCCGTCAATTTATATTCAGGGGTGTTCATTAGAGCACATAATGGGGAAGCCTTCTCttgagccatataacaggaagctcctGAGAGCCATTAAtgggaagcttatccgggctgtataacgggaagctcataagagccatattcaagaagctcatgtgagtcaataacgggtagctccgaaAAGCCATTAATCGAGAAGCTTCGGATAACCATATATCAGGAAGTTCAAGAGAGCCATATCAGGTAGCTctggagagccattaatcaagaagctcacaaagatcctttaattgggaagctcacgaagagccatataatgggacgctcataagagctgcggtgtgcCCACAACACATACAGGATCACGACCGATCAGGATGCTCCGAAGGGCTTATAATGAGACGCTCTTTCTAGCTGTGGTGTACCCGTAACATATGCAGGACCgcaaccaattcgggaaccctgtatccatcgaatctcATTTATCCAAACgggatttattattttatctggCATTATTGGATATGTgattaatttcatacatatgacatttatacaattcacatatacaatattaaattcaaacaaataaatatacacaatttagttacatgaacttaccttgacaagtgtTCGTTGATTTGTTGtctactaatccgacactttctctttttctcgatctattttcgtattttatctatcttgatctatacgagtaaatttaactcaatttaatacaattcatattcaatttaattcacatcttagacaaaattaccattttgcccctatacttttaattaatgacgatttcgtctctaggctcgaaaaataaaattcatgcaatttaatccttattcaaaGCCTAActgatttttacatgtaacattaacaacccatgtatttcataaaattcagaaattttccatgaattttccatgaattttacaatttcataaaattcactttacaaaagttgtttatctatcaacaacctttcattttctatcataaatttcataattcatgcatactcatccatggaaaaactttaatactttGGTAACTTTGTAAATTAATCCCCCaaatagctaaattaagctattacgatcttgaaaacataaaaattactaaaaatgggacaagattacttacctaattaagccaaataagcttgcttgagttctcttctcttagctagggtttccgtgtatttaattttgggaaagatgatataaatgatgatattttcttttattttattatttatcatctttatttatcatctttccaaatttgtcctttttttatttagttttccatggatgaatcatcatacttatctactaacccCTCTTAATGGTCCATTttccatataaagacctccaattttgaattccatagttatttgatacttatagctaccagaactcaacttttgtatttcatgcaatttggtccttttatcaattaaacatgtaatcggtaaaattttcctaatgaaattttcatacgatatttctatcataattcagactataaaataatattaaaataaattttcttttcagactcggatttgtggtcccgaaaccactattctgatttcactgaaaacgagttgttacattACAAATCAAATTCAACATGAAATTCTTGAAGTTTGATAATCAAGTCGCTATTAATAAGGTGTATATAGAGGTTGAGGAAACCTTTTGTTAATAATGTGCAAAATGGCAAGGATGTCGTCATGAGTAACACCTAGGTTGTTGACCACTCCTCCCCGACTTCGACGGAAGGAGTGGAAAAATCAAcaataaatcaaacaaataataaagaaatactATCATGCGATGTCTGGAAGTGTGGTAAgttagtttaatataattttacaatggGGTACgaagtactctgaggatcgaACCCAAATAAGTCAACGACTGAACCAAATCTATctacaaacatgcaaaataaagAGTCTAACCAACTAATAGctaaaaaaactatattacgACAAACCATAAAGTCGAGGGTAATTACACTAATTTATGAATTAACtacaaaatgactaaatcgtaaagcgTGCAGAGTTacaaaattaacacataaatgACAAATGATGGTTGATTGATTTTGATGTGGATCGCCAACTCTCGAATTAAGGACCTAAATTAGTTAAGCTTCAAAAATGGTTCCATTTTACCTCTCGGtttcaattttaccaaattggACAAGTTAATCTGATctatctctcgatctcactgGCTAAACCAGGACTAACGAATAGATGCTCAACAAGATTACCTCTCAGTCTCACTTGCCTAGATTTTCCCTTAGAGGcatcaatcctaagtttttaggtttattcaatttagtctaatatatatcaatttagtcccttactcGAAAATTAGCTTACctacatctccatcaaccaacccccTTAAGGTTTAGTTACTCATGCTAAAAACTACACTAACAAACATGAAGGAAGAAAACATGGCAACCATTAACATAaacttaacaataaaataaattttgggatttttaacTTAGAAAACTTAAAGGAAAAGTAAAGATGAGCATTCAACAACAAAATGATGAACAAGAaacattaaagttaaattttgtaaCAATTGAAACTAAAGGAAACTGAAAAACATTAAGCCAAAGATTGAAATGTCATTACAAATAAAGAAGAGGTACTAAAAGTACAAATAAACCCTAGTTACAATggtaactaatttaactaacttgAAAAGtgacaagaaaaagaagaaaattgcataaaaatgaAATCTACAACTATAGaggatgatgaaaaatgaaaaaaccctagaaaaaaatgaagaagaaaactatCTAAACTATGCCTAATGTATCCTCTTCCTTCAGCCAAATTTGGCTTCTTTTAGTAGCAATTTTGACCCAAATTTGTTTCCCAAAATGCCCTTGAACATGTCTTTTTGATTGGTGCTTCGGTTAGACAAAAACTACCCTTAATATCATATTTGCCCCCTCACAATATCGATATTGATATCGCAATACCCAGAGTAGGATATCACAATATCGTTGTCAATCTTGAAATGGGGTACTTCTTAGCAAGTGGATATCACGATACCATTGTAGGTGGTCTTTGTCTTAGGCCTTTTGAGGGTATCGCGATTCCTTAGCTTTGATATCGCAATATCCCTTCCTTTAGTGATGTTCTTGCTCGGATTCGACCACCAACGCGTTCCTACACATgtgttaatattaataaaatattctctTTCCTCatgtaattattgttttttttaattgatttttttgtttacacatgtttatgttttcttctttgcttgGTGGAAACATTtcattgaatgaaaaatattgtaaCAATTCTAGCAATTCTCTTTATTACTCATCTCTACCATTAGCAAACAAAGACCTCTAATTTAACTACTATTTTTAACTTGACTTggatgtaaaattcatgaaatctatgtaaattttgttgttggaggattaaattcatttatattttttaatgttttatttcatattgaataaaatttgtGGATGGTAATACaccaaatcaaagaaaaacttGTTTCTTCTTAACCAAAATAAGTACAAagaaacatgtatatatttttcataaattttgtttttatgaaaaatattctCTAATAACACTTTAATAACTCACTTAAAATAAGATCAAATCTCAATTAAATAAGTTCATAAGATATAGTAATTCACACGAAGCATTTGGGTTTTATAAGcttgaaagaaaggaaaagattgaGAAACCAATTTCCACAAAATTGGAAGTAATATCTATGAGGATTAAAAGAAAttcaactattaataaatttatgaataacttATGTTGGGTTTACAAGTGACACTCTCATGAGGTAAGTAATAAATGACTTATCATACTAATTTCAACCTTActtgtattttatattattataactagTTTTTTTACCCGTtttgaaaacaacaaatatattaaatttcattaacattaaaatgtgtatacatatatattttttgagattactgattatatttttttttttaacacaaaGCCTAAAACTACCTATAGCCCTTCCCCAACTCATAGATAGGAGGATCATGCGCTTCAGCACACTCAAATCCAcatcttcctgtattggcaaaACTGCTTATACCAATCgagaaaatgtatatatataatatgctAATAAACTCATACATATTGTTGATTAAGCTTTAATGTTTACTTCCAAATCCccaatttatgaatataaaagtaaaaagcttaaagtttatttaaattgtttgaaaattaagttaaaagctCCTTTACAGCCAACACACATTCAAcatataaattagttttttgCAATTTGAGGGATAAAACTATactatcaaatatatatggatCAAAGAAACTAAGAAAGTCAAAGCATTTTGAGTTCATTGATTCCCATAAGCATGTGCTTCTTTTGCTGACCTgaaaatagtctttctttaatCCAAATTTTCTGCGGGTATTTAAATATGCATAAGATAAGTGGATTTTTCAGAATTTGCAATGGTGTTTGCAAGACTTATCTTTGCTGGGATATTGATTTCATTGCTTTCGAATAGGGTGGCTGCCATGGCCGCGGATTTACCACCTTGCAAGTTCAAAGCAATTTACAACTTCGGTGATTCAAATTCCGACACCGGAGCTATATCAGCCGCCATTTTCCCTCGCCAATGGCCCAACGGTGAAACCTTCTTTCGAAAGCCAGCTGGAAGAGTCTGCGATGGgcgacttataattgatttcaTTGGTaacatgaacaaaaaaaatcaactttaGATTAATGGTGGATCATCAAAGTTGATAACAAGTGTgtccttttttatatatatgcgCAGCTGAACGCCTTGGATTGCCGTTGTTGAGTTCGTATTTGGATTCAATCGGATCAAACTTCCGGCACGGGGCTAATTTTGCGGCAGGTGGATCAACCATAGTTCCTCAAAACAAAACTATAGCTGAGAGTGGATTAAGTCCATTTGCTCTTAATGTTCAGATATTTCAATTCGATCAATTCAAGGCACGAACTTCAGATCTTTACAAAGGTTGAGAGTCCAACTTTTGATCCAAAaccaatgtttttttttttttttgttactatggaaattgatttgttgatgatgtgcagaaaagaaaaaacattcaTGTAGAAACCAGGTTCTTCCTCGATCTAAGGAGTTCGGAGATGCACTGTATGCGGTGGATATAGGGCAAAATGACATTGCTTACGGACTCCGGACGGTCGGTGATGCGCAGCTTCTCGCATCCATTCCCGACATCATTACACAATTGGTTCTGGCAGTGCAGGTAAAATTGCTCTTCAATTATTTAGGGCTCACAAAATCATTCTTATATAAAAAggtataatagtaaatttaaccattaatctttatatatttcattaatttagttcttattcttttttaactaaatttgacTCACAACTTTTTAAAGGAGTTGAACTTGATCACTAATTTTTCAGAAAGAGTTCAATTGTTGTTTTCTTAACGAAAGtattgaataaaagttaaatttttaaacatggcaGCTCGAATGGCAATTTATGTgtactttatactatttttaataattttaattttttataatttttgaattttttttataaattttaaattatttattgacatgatatataagacaaataatATCATGACTATgggtgagtattcgatcgagttgagtcaaatcgagttaaaaaattttgagttagttgagttgaatcctattttagcaaccaaactcaatttaaattttttttaatcgaattgaatcgagtcaaaaaatttcgaatCAAGTCGAGTCTAGTTAacaaatcctattatttatactcaatgttgtgTTTACATAGactgattatttaactagtagaaaaagtacaaaattattcagctacataaacaatataatagtgttgtcttttaacttaatgagtaaGCATTTATAAAAACGACGTAGTTTTgcttttaacttaatggttttgacttttaactttagaaaaaacaaacatttatcaaaacgatgtaattttgcctttttttattcagattttcggataactcgaattgtgtgattcatattcgagttaaaccgaaaaacttaatttttttattcaagttgatctgaataacttaattaacttaaataactcgGACTATTTAATacagaatttgaattttttatcaagtttttcgaatcgaatcggaTTTTTCTCACctctaatcatgacaacatgaaaaACATATTGACAACCACGCGTGTTGCCACACCAACATTGTTAAAAacttaatgttttagtcaatattttcgTTACAAAAACAATTAGactctttttttgaaaatttattgtccaaatttaactaaaaaaaatcttaattgacaaaaaatgtaaacattaagggttaaatttgttattatataaataaaaactaaaaaacgcGCAAATGGAGATCAAATGGTCACATGATAAAAAGGTTGTGAAAGTCGATCATTACGTAGTAAGGTGGATTAAAAGAATGAGTACATGAAACAGCACCTATATACACAAGGAGCAAGAACGTTTTGGATACACAATACAGGCCCAATTGGTTGCTTGCCCTCTACTTTGCTCACCATCACCAATCCTCCCCCTGGGTTTCTCGACAACCATGGATGTGTCAAATCCCAAAACGACATCGCCCAAGAGTTCAACAGGCAGCTCAAAAGTAGAGTTATGAAGCTTAGGACAGATCTCCCACATGCTGCAATCACATATGTTGATATCTATGCCGCAAAATATGGACTCATCAGCAGCTCTAAACAACATGGTAATCACTTGGTTACTATGTCCGAATATATATCGAAcaaaagttaaaacaaaaattacttCTTCATTAATTTTGCAGGGTTTGTTGAAGCACGAAAGATATGCTGTGGGTATCACAAGAATGGAATCGATGTGGGATGTGGGGGAATATTAGCCTTACCAAATGGGACTCAAATTTCTGGACCTTCATGTGAAGACCCTTCAACATATATCAGCTGGGATGGTGTCCACTACACTGAGGCTGCCAATCATTGGATTGCAAGTCGTTTAATGAATGGGTCATTTTCAGATCCTCCTGTTCCAATCACCCATGCTTGTTACACTACTTCATGAACCATCATCTCCTTTACTGTACACGTACTTGGattcatatcaaaatatcaGCACGTACCGGTATCTATTCGATAAaatgttgttttaaaattaatcaagaGGTAGTTTAGTATTGCAATtgtaattgaaaattataaataaggtCATTAATGTCCAATAAATTTGAGCTTAGTAATTTGAATTATTGATAGAAACGATTTTAATTCTTAACTCGAATAGGTTGCAAgctcaatttaattcttaatttgaACTCAAATTTTAAGCTTGAAGGGTACATAATTTAATGTCCGATAATGTTAAAGATAGATAGTTCACCAAATTTGAGAGAGATTTTGTCGTTTAATTAGAGGGATTCATGGTGATGTAATCTGATTTATCTTAAGTCATTTTGACCTTGggacaataaaaaaattacattaatgtttatataattttataattaattttaaataaaaatatttttaaacaatagaaCAGATCATTTGAATGAACTAGGTGatttcatacttaaattttcttttgaaatgaGGTCTTAATCTGAACTGATTTAACTCACAAACATTTTTAGTAGTggaccaataaaataaaataaagagacttGGAGCAGACTTTACTAGTATTTGGGTCATAAGAACAAAGTCTTATTTGAGGGTGTCATGCCAAACCCCACAGCAGTCTTAAGATCAGCATCGACACTAACAGAGAACACAAAGATGGCTAACCCAAATTGAAAGACGTCTAGGCCACAAGAGAATAAAGATATAGAAGCATTCCCACGAGGTATGAATGCTAATGCTtataacatcttctttggatgaAATAGAAAAAACTCAAGAGCTACTTTGACAATCTTCATCAAAACACCGGAATTCATAATTTGGAAAGTTATTCACGAGAACTTCAATCATGACAATGGCATGGCTTGTAAGCTAATAATTACTTGATTTACTCTACTGATAGTGGTGCAGCCTAGGAATTGATTCATGTGTTATCTGGACAAAGGACAAATTGATAAGAAGAATTCTGCAAAAGAAGTGGATTCTTCCTCACTGACAGTATAAACCTGTCATGGATGACATCAATAACTTAAAGAAACTACTATAGAATTTGAGATGATACAatgaaaaagacaaaaaaaaaacaggcaTGGTTACTAAATTATCGCATAGTTAAGTTTTGGGTTAAATCAAggtttgaatttgataatttttttcattttatgttttaaattttttttattaattcaagtTAGGTCTCGAATTTGACAATTATTTTATTGGAGCctgaattttaaggtttttaaatattaacttggacaaaaaatttaaacccgatataagaataattatcaagtttaaagtttaacttaaaagaaaaattcaaaccaaataTTAGAACaattgtcaaattcaaatttcaaatgatTCGGATTACTCTTCTTGCatataaagaaaacaaatgaataaTTACATAgatgtaaaatatttaacataaaaaataaataaattattagttgTAGGGTCAATATGGATTGCATGAATGTGACAATGACAGGCAAACTCAAAgcacaaattcaaattcaaagaGCTCCATTAGCCTTTAAAAATCATGGGATCAATCAAAGGGTCCCAGTTGTAAACAAATGATGTTTCAATCAATCCAAGAACTGTGAAGAGTCCAACTGGAAATGGGAAGTCTCTTTCATCaccccaaattttaaaaatcaaacatttcaaaaGTGATTCATCTCAAATAACTAAAAAGGAAGCTAAACAAAAGCCCCAAGCTTCAGAATTTTCACTCTTCCAAGGAAAACCCAAATTGAGAATTCTCGTCTTGGTTAtaagtatgtttttttttttctcatttaattCGTTGTTATTTCACTTTGAAAAGAATGACACTTTTCTGTGCTgtgttttaatgtttaattcaaTGGTTCTTACTTtcttttggtcttttttttttttctaatcatAAATATGTGTAAAACGCTTAGCTTGAACTGTTTGATCATTTACGGGGCAAGATTTTGTTTCTAACCATAAATGGTTGATGAGAAATTGTTCCTTTAGCTCATTGTTTGATGTTAAATGGACTATTTTAGTAAATATCTAGGTTAACTTTATTATAACAAACCTATAAATTTTGCTTGTTTTCATGTCTGTCTTTTGTTCTCAATGCCATTTTTTTCCTGCTATTTTAGTATGTgagtaatttaaaaaagaacGAAATTCAAGCTAGTTTGAAGATCAATCATTAAACTTTGCCCTTTATCCATTCCAACTGGTTCATAATTGTTTCTTACAGCCTAATAAAGCTTGCTTCTCAGCCCTTTCATCTGGTCAAATTATAAACTAGTGCTGAGGATTTAACAGCTAAACCTGTTGTTGAGTTCAAGTAATAGGTGAAATTGGTCCAGGAAGATCAGCCGGTTTTCGGTAAGCCAGACGGTTACTTGATGTACAACTTAGCTGAGATTTATCTGATAGGAACTAATGTTCGGTTTTCAGGATATGCAATGTCGTATTCAATTCGTTCTGCCTGTTTTAATTTTCGTAGTACCTTAATTGATACTAATCTTTTGTAAAACCTTTTCAGCACTGGTGTGGATTATTGTTTCAGTTTGAAGCACAAACTTGACGACAACATCTGGTGCCTTTCATCTTTTCCTGGTTCAGCATACATCTGTGTATAAATGTACTAAGAATATCTTGAGCATAATGGGAGATTATCTGATGTACAGTGTGATTAGCTAAGATTTATCATTCATTAACAAGAGTATGATAGGAACTAATTTTCGGTTTTTGGATATGTAATGTCATATTCAGTTCGTACTGCCTGTTTTACATTCCCCACACCGTGATTGATACTCTTTGTAAAACCGTTTACAGATCTGGCTGTCATGCCCTGTGGGTCATTGTTTCTGCTTGAGCCTTGAACTTGATGTTGGCATCTGGTGCGTTCCTTCTTTTCATCGGTTTCAACTTACGTCTAAGAAGACCTTTAGCATAATGGGAGTTCCCTTACGAAGGTATCGTTTTTCGTACCAACCCCGTACTACTAGGGACCAGACTGATTTTAGTTCTCTTTTCTATATTCTGCATTCAATGTCATTTTTACGAGTTCATATGGTATCAATAACACCTCTGTTGCGCTGCAGTGGTAATGTAATTAAACCAAGTGAGATGACGAGGCTTACTATAACAACTTTTGCTGGAGTTTTTTTGGGATTCCTTATAGGAGTATCCTTTCCAACACTTTCATTAACTAAGGTACGTTAATCATTCTCACTACCTTTATTTGTTATTGACACAGtattatttcatttccttttcccttttcttataTAACACAGAATACGAGTTTTCTCTgatacatttaaattttcatagatAAATCTTCCATCCAGCTTATTCCCTTCCATTGATCTAACGTATATTGAGGACAAACATTCTGGTCTTTCAACACGAAAACTATTTAGTGCTTTGAGCTCTCTCAAGGATGATAAGGTTGTCATGGTAGCATCTAACAAATCTGAGAAGACAAAGGTAGGTCCTCTTTATTTCGATTATACATGCAGCATTACAATTCAGCATCTAAATTGTAGGCTGGCcctgaaattatgaaaattttcgaCTGAATTCTACCAAAGTGAGAAGATTTTTGGACAAAAACAATTCTTTAGAACCAAGTTAAGGATGTCATTTACATACATAAACACTGTTGCTctgattctttatttttcttgaagtatcaTCCGAACATGGATATAGGGATATGTTCCTCCAAGCACCCTCCAAATATATGGAAATGTTGAAAATAATAGAGCATACTTGTGTCATACACAGACCTTTGTCCACTCACACCTGAATAATGTCTGTTATACAAATGTAGATTTAGTTTTATTAGTAAATGagtttaatttttgcatatttgatCATGGGAAAATGAAAACCCGAACCTGATTTCATCAGCCGGTGGAACCTGCCTTTCTTTAGTTGTAAATCTCCGTTTAATTTTTGCCTGGTATATTAATTTCTACATGCATCAGGATCTGATGGTATCTCACAGTTCTTACATTGTGTGATTGCAGTAGGGTAAAATCACACTTAATGATAATATGATCGGACTTGCTTTTCCCTGGCTAAATGTGATAGTGATCAGTAGTAAAGTGTAACATTTTTTAAGGACAATCAATGAACATCAACACTTACAGGGTTTGGCAAGAGCACTAATAGTTAATCCTTAACTATGGCAGATCTGGATTCCAACAAATCCACGGGGTGCTGAAAGACTTCCACCTGGTATAATCACATCGGAGTCAGATTTCTATCTCCATCGATTATGGGGTCAGCCAAGTGAGGTATGCATCTTCTTCACTTTCTCTTAGTCAGACTCATCtttatgtttcattttctgCCTGATACATGTCTGAGAGTTTGAACCGGTTGCCATCTGCAGCTAATAAAGAATTAATGTTTGACTTTTGTACTCGGATGAAGTTGAACCAGGCAACAATGATAGTCCATTTTTTTCCATCGTGATTCAATTCAGATTTGTATCTCTAATCTAATCTTTGGTTGATGGGTTGCATTTGCAGGACTTGACCATCAAACCAAAGTATCTCGTAACTTTTACCGTTGGTTATAATCAGAAAAGCAATATCGATGCAGCTGTGAAAAAGGTTGGTCGTCTCTcttgacatatatatatattcttgcCTCAATCTATCCTTGAATGTCCAAACTCTCTTATCTAAAACCTTTATTTTACAGTTTTCTGAGAActtcactattatgttgtttCATTACGATGGCCTGACCACTGAATGGGATGAATTCGAGTGGTCGAAGCGAGCTATTCACGTGAGCGTTCAAAAGCAGACTAAATGGTTAGCATCTTAGCTCGTTTTTGTTATACAAATCCACATCGATCTAGTaggttttatttgattttgctAAGTCCTGGTTATGTTGAATCAAGGTGGTATGCAAAGCGGTTTTTGCACCCCGACATTGTTGCGCCCTATGACTACATTTTTATATGGGATGAGGATCTTGGGGTTGAGAATTTTGATGCGGAGGAGTAAGTTCTTAATCTCACCGTTGGATAAGAATATGTTTCAAGTAAGCTAACATTAAACTTCTTCGGTTCTCAGATACATAAAACTTGTCCGAAGACATGGTTTAGAAATATCACAGCCTGGTTTAGATGCAAATAGCGCATCATTGACATGGGCAATGACAAGGAAGAGAGACAACACTGAAGTTCACATGTAAGAACCTCATATATTACTGCTTTCAGTATTTCAATCACATATCCGTAACCGACTCTCACCTTAAGTCCGAGCAACGTGGGTTTTAATATATCTAACCGGTTAGAAGTTTTGTTATCCATTATTGCTCCTGCAGGGATACAGAGGAGAGACCTGGCTGGTGTTCTGATCAACATTTGCCTCCTTGCGCATCGTACGAAACATCATATATCCACAACATATTGCTTATTTGTCAAAATATTTGCTAATCATTGTCATGTTCTTGATGCTCAGATTTGTCGAGATCATGGCTACCGTCTTCTCTCGGGATGCATGGCGATGCGTTTGGCATATGATTCAGGTAAAGCTGTGAGTTAATTTCTTCTTGATGTCATCATTCCTCTGCTCTTTTCCATGTTTATGATATAAATTCTCCTTTAAAATGGCAGAATGACTTGGTTCATGGATGGGGTTTGGATTTCGCTCTTCGGAAATGCATAGAGGTTAGTAACTGTCTTTATCATTCCGGCATTACTTTTAACTCAAGGCCTTTCATT
This genomic window from Gossypium raimondii isolate GPD5lz chromosome 10, ASM2569854v1, whole genome shotgun sequence contains:
- the LOC105778397 gene encoding GDSL esterase/lipase At5g14450; translated protein: MVFARLIFAGILISLLSNRVAAMAADLPPCKFKAIYNFGDSNSDTGAISAAIFPRQWPNGETFFRKPAGRVCDGRLIIDFIAERLGLPLLSSYLDSIGSNFRHGANFAAGGSTIVPQNKTIAESGLSPFALNVQIFQFDQFKARTSDLYKEKKKHSCRNQVLPRSKEFGDALYAVDIGQNDIAYGLRTVGDAQLLASIPDIITQLVLAVQHLYTQGARTFWIHNTGPIGCLPSTLLTITNPPPGFLDNHGCVKSQNDIAQEFNRQLKSRVMKLRTDLPHAAITYVDIYAAKYGLISSSKQHGFVEARKICCGYHKNGIDVGCGGILALPNGTQISGPSCEDPSTYISWDGVHYTEAANHWIASRLMNGSFSDPPVPITHACYTTS
- the LOC105778255 gene encoding uncharacterized protein LOC105778255 isoform X1, whose amino-acid sequence is MGVPLRSGNVIKPSEMTRLTITTFAGVFLGFLIGVSFPTLSLTKINLPSSLFPSIDLTYIEDKHSGLSTRKLFSALSSLKDDKVVMVASNKSEKTKIWIPTNPRGAERLPPGIITSESDFYLHRLWGQPSEDLTIKPKYLVTFTVGYNQKSNIDAAVKKFSENFTIMLFHYDGLTTEWDEFEWSKRAIHVSVQKQTKWWYAKRFLHPDIVAPYDYIFIWDEDLGVENFDAEEYIKLVRRHGLEISQPGLDANSASLTWAMTRKRDNTEVHMDTEERPGWCSDQHLPPCASFVEIMATVFSRDAWRCVWHMIQNDLVHGWGLDFALRKCIEPSHEKIGVVDAQWIVHQGVPSLGNQGQPVGGKASWQGVRERCRKEWTMFQDRMTAAEKAYYEAVESNPF
- the LOC105778255 gene encoding uncharacterized protein LOC105778255 isoform X2, with the translated sequence MGVPLRSGNVIKPSEMTRLTITTFAGVFLGFLIGVSFPTLSLTKINLPSSLFPSIDLTYIEDKHSGLSTRKLFSALSSLKDDKVVMVASNKSEKTKIWIPTNPRGAERLPPGIITSESDFYLHRLWGQPSEDLTIKPKYLVTFTVGYNQKSNIDAAVKKFSENFTIMLFHYDGLTTEWDEFEWSKRAIHVSVQKQTKWWYAKRFLHPDIVAPYDYIFIWDEDLGVENFDAEEYIKLVRRHGLEISQPGLDANSASLTWAMTRKRDNTEVHMDTEERPGWCSDQHLPPCASFVEIMATVFSRDAWRCVWHMIQNDLVHGWGLDFALRKCIEPSHEKIGVVDAQWIVHQGVPSLGNQVLLRIIDWICVRHEYRTLILTEK